In Kaistella faecalis, a genomic segment contains:
- a CDS encoding acyl-ACP desaturase: MYNKLVRIEVMRNLGKEVDDFISSYLTPVEKIWQPTDFLPDPSADSFKHDVEELQTYAQEMGYDLFITLIGDCITEEALPSYESWIMGIDGVEQENRSGWSQWVRSWTAEENRHGDLLNKYLYLCGRVNMREVEITTQYLIQDGFDIGTSMDPYRNFVYTSFQETATNISHRRVGSLAKQTGNTKLSRMCGVIAADEARHAKAYKQFVTRIFELDPSEMMLAFEDMMRKKIVMPAHLMRESGQKAGELWGHFSDAAQRAMVYTGQDYINILSDLLVDWKIEHITGLNEKAEKAQEYLMKLPGRLQRITDRIATPDLEYQFKWVKS, translated from the coding sequence ATGTACAATAAATTAGTGAGAATTGAAGTCATGCGGAATTTAGGTAAAGAAGTTGATGACTTTATTTCCTCCTATTTAACGCCTGTAGAAAAAATTTGGCAACCTACAGATTTCCTTCCTGACCCTTCAGCGGACAGTTTTAAGCATGATGTAGAAGAACTCCAGACTTACGCCCAGGAAATGGGTTACGATCTGTTTATCACCCTAATCGGCGACTGTATTACAGAAGAGGCTTTACCAAGTTACGAATCCTGGATCATGGGAATCGACGGCGTAGAGCAGGAAAACAGATCTGGCTGGTCACAGTGGGTCAGAAGCTGGACTGCCGAAGAAAACCGTCACGGCGATTTGCTCAACAAATATCTTTATCTCTGTGGTCGCGTAAATATGCGCGAAGTGGAAATTACCACCCAGTATTTAATTCAGGACGGATTCGATATCGGAACTTCTATGGATCCCTACCGAAATTTTGTTTATACCAGTTTTCAGGAAACAGCGACAAATATTTCTCACCGTAGAGTAGGTTCTCTTGCAAAACAAACAGGCAATACCAAATTATCCAGAATGTGTGGGGTGATCGCTGCTGATGAAGCGCGACATGCAAAAGCCTACAAACAGTTCGTCACAAGAATATTCGAACTCGACCCATCCGAAATGATGCTTGCTTTTGAAGATATGATGCGTAAAAAAATCGTAATGCCTGCTCACTTGATGCGTGAATCCGGTCAGAAAGCCGGTGAGCTTTGGGGCCATTTTTCCGATGCTGCACAACGCGCAATGGTTTATACCGGTCAGGATTACATCAACATTCTGAGCGACCTTCTTGTAGACTGGAAAATTGAACATATTACCGGGCTCAATGAAAAAGCTGAAAAAGCTCAGGAATATTTAATGAAACTACCAGGCAGACTTCAGAGAATTACCGACCGAATTGCAACTCCTGATTTAGAATACCAGTTTAAATGGGTAAAATCATAA
- the map gene encoding type I methionyl aminopeptidase — MIILKTLDELRLMRESAQLVSKTLGMLAKEIKPGATTNHLDKLGGEFIRDHGGEPAFLGMYGFPKNLCISPNAEVVHGIPNDKPLVEGDILSVDCGVYMNGFYGDHAYSFEVGEVAPETKKLLKVTKESLYKGIAQCVRGKRVGDISNAIQEHCEKHGYGVVRELVGHGLGRKMHEDPQVPNYGRKGSGKVLKDGIVLAIEPMVNLGTEKVKFHDDGWTVTSLDNSPSAHYEHDVCIINGKPVLLSTFSYIYEALGIVSDEEKPFTLDF, encoded by the coding sequence ATGATTATATTAAAGACACTCGACGAGCTGAGGCTGATGCGCGAAAGTGCACAACTCGTTTCCAAAACTTTAGGAATGCTTGCCAAAGAAATAAAACCCGGCGCTACAACCAACCATTTGGATAAACTTGGTGGCGAATTCATCCGGGATCATGGTGGCGAACCTGCATTTTTAGGAATGTACGGTTTCCCAAAAAACCTTTGTATTTCGCCTAATGCAGAAGTAGTACACGGCATTCCGAACGACAAACCTTTGGTAGAAGGCGACATCCTTTCAGTAGATTGTGGTGTGTATATGAATGGTTTTTATGGTGACCATGCCTATTCATTCGAGGTGGGCGAAGTAGCTCCAGAGACCAAAAAACTGCTAAAGGTTACCAAAGAATCTTTATACAAAGGCATTGCACAGTGCGTCCGCGGAAAAAGAGTAGGAGATATATCCAATGCCATTCAGGAACATTGTGAAAAACACGGTTATGGTGTTGTGCGCGAATTGGTTGGGCACGGTTTGGGTAGAAAAATGCACGAAGATCCGCAAGTTCCCAATTACGGTAGAAAAGGCAGCGGAAAAGTTCTGAAGGACGGAATCGTGCTTGCCATCGAACCGATGGTTAATTTAGGAACTGAGAAAGTAAAATTTCATGATGACGGCTGGACAGTGACTTCACTCGATAATTCACCTTCAGCACATTACGAACACGATGTTTGTATTATTAATGGCAAACCTGTATTGCTTTCAACTTTCAGCTACATTTATGAAGCTTTAGGAATTGTAAGTGACGAAGAAAAACCATTTACGCTGGATTTTTAA
- a CDS encoding class I SAM-dependent methyltransferase produces the protein MKKIANFLLNKIPRPMLINLSIFLRPLIYQLFKGNKFTDPIDGKSYRKFLPYGYGKQRENALSPGTLSLERHRQMWLYLKNETDFFTKNYKVLHIAPEQEFLRKFKKMKNLEYTSADLFSPIVDVKADILNLPFEDESYDVIFCNHVLEHIEDDAKAMSELYRVMKKGGWGIFQVPMKNSLEKTYEDFSIKDPKERQKHFGQYDHVRWYGMDYFERLKSVGFHTDINFYSRKFSDEDRKKFGLIENEILPVVFKK, from the coding sequence ATGAAAAAAATCGCCAATTTCCTTCTAAACAAAATCCCAAGACCAATGCTTATTAACTTAAGCATTTTTCTTCGCCCGTTGATTTATCAGCTGTTTAAAGGCAACAAATTCACCGATCCTATCGATGGGAAATCTTACCGTAAATTTTTGCCTTACGGATACGGAAAACAGCGTGAAAATGCACTTTCTCCCGGAACTTTAAGTTTGGAAAGACACCGCCAAATGTGGCTCTATCTGAAAAATGAAACCGATTTTTTTACTAAAAACTATAAAGTCCTTCACATCGCACCGGAACAGGAATTTCTGAGGAAGTTCAAAAAAATGAAAAATCTGGAGTATACGTCGGCCGATTTATTTTCACCGATTGTCGATGTAAAGGCTGATATTTTGAACCTTCCGTTTGAAGACGAAAGCTACGATGTGATCTTCTGCAATCACGTTCTGGAGCATATTGAAGACGATGCAAAGGCGATGAGCGAACTTTATCGCGTGATGAAAAAAGGCGGCTGGGGAATTTTTCAGGTGCCGATGAAGAATTCTTTAGAAAAAACCTACGAAGATTTCAGTATTAAAGATCCTAAAGAAAGACAGAAACATTTCGGGCAGTACGACCACGTTCGCTGGTACGGAATGGATTACTTTGAAAGACTAAAAAGTGTTGGTTTTCATACCGATATCAATTTTTATTCAAGAAAATTTTCCGATGAAGACCGAAAAAAATTTGGTCTTATTGAAAATGAAATTCTTCCGGT
- a CDS encoding BT0820 family HAD-type phosphatase — MKSNKKLAIDFDGTVVEDAYPGIGKPKTFAFETLKKLQSEGYRLILWTYRHGKTLDEAVEFCKKNGVEFYAVNSSFEGEIFDHSQASRKIDADLFIDDRNLGGFPGWGEIYNIINERIEFRVEGSEVLAYSKMKKDKKKGLFW, encoded by the coding sequence ATGAAAAGCAATAAAAAACTGGCCATTGATTTCGACGGAACTGTAGTTGAAGACGCATATCCCGGAATTGGCAAACCCAAAACTTTTGCATTTGAAACGCTTAAAAAACTTCAGTCCGAAGGATACAGATTAATTTTGTGGACTTACAGACACGGGAAAACTTTAGATGAAGCTGTAGAATTCTGCAAAAAAAATGGTGTTGAATTTTATGCCGTTAATTCAAGTTTTGAAGGTGAAATTTTTGATCATTCACAAGCTTCGCGAAAAATTGATGCCGATTTATTTATCGATGACAGAAACCTTGGCGGATTTCCGGGTTGGGGCGAAATCTATAACATCATCAATGAAAGAATCGAATTCCGTGTTGAAGGCTCAGAAGTTTTAGCCTATTCTAAAATGAAAAAAGACAAGAAAAAAGGACTTTTCTGGTAA